The Euphorbia lathyris chromosome 2, ddEupLath1.1, whole genome shotgun sequence genome includes a window with the following:
- the LOC136220258 gene encoding phragmoplastin DRP1A, with amino-acid sequence MENLISLVNKIQRACTALGDHGEESALPTLWDALPAIAVVGGQSSGKSSVLESVVGKDFLPRGSGIVTRRPLVLQLHRIDEGKEYAEFMHQPRKKYTDFAAVRQEISDETDRETGRSKQVSTVPIHLSIFSPNVVNLTLVDLPGLTKVAVDGQPESTVQDIENMIRGFIEKPNCIILAISPANQDLATSDAIKISREVDPKGGRTFGVLTKIDLMDKGTDAVDILEGRSYKLQFPWIGVVNRSQADINKSVDMIAARRREREYFQTSPEYRHLAQRMGSEHLGKMLSKHLEQVIKSRIPGLQSLINKTILELEAEMSRLGKPVATDAGGKLYMIMEICRSFDQVFKEHLDGIRAGGDKIYLVFDNQLPSALKRLQFDKQLAMDNVRKLITEADGYQPHLIAPEQGYRRLIESTLITIRGPAEAAVDTVHSLLKELVQKSINETTELKQYPSLRVEVSNAAIESLERMREESRKATLQLVDMECCYLTVEFFRKLPQDIEKGGNPTHSIFDRYNDSYLRRVGSNVLSYVNMVCASLRNSIPKSVVYCQVREAKRSLLDYFFAELGKKETKQLSNLLNEDPAVMQRRINIAKRLELYRSAQAEIDAVAWAK; translated from the exons ATGGAGAATTTGATATCACTGGTGAACAAGATACAAAGAGCGTGTACGGCCCTTGGCGATCACGGAGAAGAAAGTGCATTGCCTACTCTCTGGGACGCTTTACCCGCCATTGCGGTCGTTGGTGGCCAG AGTTCTGGGAAGTCTTCTGTGCTGGAGAGTGTTGTTGGGAAGGACTTCTTACCTCGTGGATCAG GGATTGTTACACGGCGTCCTCTTGTCCTGCAGCTTCATAGGATTGATGAGGGGAAAGAATATGCTGAATTTATGCACCAACCAAGGAAGAAATATACTGATTTTG CTGCTGTGAGGCAAGAGATCTCCGATGAGACTGATAGGGAGACTGGCCGCTCCAAACAAGTCTCTACTGTTCCAATCCATCTTAGCATCTTTTCCCCTAATG TTGTAAATTTGACATTGGTTGATCTTCCTGGTCTCACTAAAGTAGCTGTTG ACGGTCAACCTGAAAGTACTGTACAAGATATTGAGAACATGATCCGCGGATTTATTGAGAAG CCCAACTGCATTATTCTTGCGATTTCTCCTGCCAATCAAGATCTTGCTACATCAGATGCGATTAAAATCTCTCGAGAAGTTGACCCCAAAG GGGGGAGGACATTCGGAGTCCTTACAAAGATTGATCTTATGGACAAGGGTACTGATGCTGTTGAT ATCTTGGAAGGGAGATCATATAAGTTGCAATTTCCGTGGATTGGTGTTGTTAATCGCTCTCAAGCTGATATCAATAAAAGTGTGGACATGATTGCAGCTCGACGTAGAGAAAGGGAGTATTTTCAAACTAGCCCTGAGTACCGTCATCTTGCTCAAAGGATGGGCTCTGAGCATTTGGGAAAGATGCTTTCCAAG CATTTGGAGCAAGTTATCAAGTCTCGCATACCTGGACTTCAGTCtctaataaataaaactattctGGAACTAGAAGCCGAAATGAGCCGTCTAGGGAAGCCTGTTGCTACTGATGCTGGG GGGAAGTTATACATGATAATGGAAATCTGCCGTTCTTTTGATCAAGTATTTAAAGAGCACCTCGATGGCAT ACGTGCTGGAGGTGACAAAATCTACCTTGTGTTTGATAATCAGCTACCATCTGCTTTGAAGAGGTTGCAATTTGATAAGCAGCTTGCAATGGATAATGTGCGGAAACTAATAACTGAAGCTGATGGGTATCAGCCACATCTAATTGCTCCTGAGCAGGGTTACCGCCGGCTTATTGAATCTACTCTGATAACTATTAGAGGTCCTGCTGAGGCAGCTGTTGATACG GTCCATTCATTACTTAAGGAGCTGGTTCAAAAGTCTATCAATGAAACTACG GAACTTAAGCAATACCCAAGTTTGAGAGTGGAAGTCAGCAATGCTGCTATTGAGTCATTGGAAAGGATGAGAGAAGAAAGCAGGAAAGCAACTTTACAGCTAGTTGATATGGAGTGCTGTTACTTGACTGTTGAATTTTTCCGAAAGCTTCCTCAAGATATTGAGAAGGGTGGAAATCCAACACATTCGATTTTTGACAGATACAACGATTCATATCTTAGGCGAGTTG GAAGTAATGTGTTGTCCTATGTGAACATGGTATGTGCAAGTTTGAGGAACTCCATACCCAAGTCCGTTGTGTATTGTCAAGTGCGGGAAGCCAAACGCAGTTTACTTGATTATTTCTTTGCAGAATTGGGTAAGAAAGAG ACAAAACAATTGTCTAATTTGTTGAATGAGGACCCAGCAGTGATGCAACGACGTATCAACATTGCAAAGAGACTGGAGTTGTACAGAAGTGCCCAAGCTGAGATAGATGCAGTAGCATGGGCCAAGTAG